TGTACTGTGATGACAATGACGAACGGAAGGATGCGCATATCATCAGGGCAAGTCATACCCTTACTTTTCAACAGCCTAAACTGGCTTTTATGTTTTCATCCAGTGTGCACTTCACAGGTGACTGGCATGTGCTGGACATTGGCCTGGATCGCACGTTTCTGGCTGATGTGGCTGTGAAGGATCATTTCATTGAAGCAGGAGAAGTGAGGGGCTTTTACAGGCAGAGAGCGCGATTCGGACATAAAGGTACCTATGGACATAGCCTTTTACTGGCCGGAAGCTACGGTAAGATCGGGGCGGCCGTCCTTGCATCCAGGGCCGCGTTGAGGAGTGGAACGGGATTGCTTACTTCTGCCATTCCCCGGTGTGGATATGATATTTTGCAATCCGTTGTTCCGGAAGCCATGGTAATAACGGATGAAGACGAGCATTTCCTGACCCAATGTCCGCCACTGGCACACTATCGCGCCATCGCAATGGGACCGGGTATAGGTACGGAAACCCAAACGGCTAATGTGCTGAAAGTACTGATCCAGGAATGCAAAGTGCCGCTGGTGCTGGATGCGGATGCACTGAATATTCTGGCCGAGCATCCTACCTGGCTGTCGTTCCTGCCGCCGGGTACGATCCTCACGCCCCATCCGGGAGAATTTGAGCGATTGGCAGGTGTTTCATCCGGTGACCATGATCGTTATCAACGTCTGAAATCATTTGCCGCCAAATACCAGATTTTCGTCATTCTCAAAGGAGGTATAACAGCCACTGCTGGTCCGGATGGTCGTTGCTTCTTTAACTCTACAGGTAATCCGGGAATGGCCACCGCGGGCAGCGGTGATGTCCTGACCGGGGTATTGCTGGGTTTGCTTGCCCAGGGCTATTCTGAATTTGAGGCTTGCCTCCTGGGCGTTTACATACATGGCCTGGCTGGTGACCTGGCTCTGCAGCGTCAAAGCCAGGAATCACTGTTGTCCGGGGATCTGTGTGACTGGTTTGGACAGGCCTTTCAAACGTTGGCCTGATTCATATTTTCCCCTTGCAGCAATCTATTTGGACTTTTCCGCCGGTTTCTTTTTGAACTCAAGTTCTTCAAACCAGAAGTCGTTGTTGGGAACGAATATCTTCATTTCTTCAACCAGCCCATCGGCATTCAGGATGAAGGTTACCGTACCTTCGGGTAAATAGGGGAAGTCAGCAAAATACACATTGAAAGTGTCGTAGTGTTTGTGGGTAAGCGGTGCATGGAAGGCCGGTGTTGGTTCCATTTGAAGGTGTAATTTCCCGTCCTTTAACGTAACGGTGGCGTCACCGTAAAGGTCGCCTGTGTATGTACCGGTATATGCCTGCAAGGGAAGACTGTGTAGCGTTTCGATGGGCTCGGCTTCTTCCTGGTCAGCCAGTCTTTCCTCGTATTCCTTCTTACGCTCCAGGGCTTTTGCATTCCAGTCGGTTTGCTCGCCGCCCAGATAGCTATCAAGAATTTTGTAGATGATGGGTTGGAGTGCTCCTTCCATGGCATTGGTAAGGATCACAAAACCAAGATTTTTTTCCGGTACCATGACCACTTGTGAGAGCATGCCGATGTATCCTCCGCCATGGTTTACCACCTTGGCGCCTTTGTAGTCGAATGTGAACCAACCCAGGGCAGCAGCGCGGAAATGAATGCTGGGATACATCGCCTTGCTTCGTCCTGAAACAGGCAAAGCATTATGTGCTTCCCACATGGTTTGCTGCGTTTCTTCGCTGAAAAACTTATGGTCGTTAAGGGTGCCGTGGTTCAGTTGCATTTTCAGCCAGGATGAAAGATCATTGACGCTGGCGATGATCCCTCCCGCAGGTCCCATATTGTCCCAGTTCTCCCATGCAATGGGTTTTTGTACGCCTTTCTCGTTTACATGCGGGGCAGCTACATCTTTCCTGTCTTTCAGGTCATTGGTGGACATGACGCTCTCGTTCATGTTCAGCGGCCCGAAGAAATTTTCTCTGACATAGGCTTCCCAGCTTTTACCGGTAACCGCTTCGATCACTTCTCCGGCGGTGATGAACATAATGTTGGAGTAGCCATAACCGGCACGGAAATCATAGGTGGGTTTCAGGTACCTGGCGCGTTGTACGATCTCTTTTCTGGAATAGGTGGTTGAGTTCCAGAGCAAGTCTCCGGAAAATGTTCTGAAGCCTACCCTGTGACAGAGCAGGTCACGTATGGTGATGTGTGCTGTGATCCAGGGATCGTGTAATTTGAACCAGGGCAGGTGGTCTGTTACTTTATCGTCCCATTTTAGTTTGCCTTCATCAACAAGTTTCGCGATACAAGCAGATGTGAATGCCTTGGAATTCGAAGCAATGGCATATAAGGTATGCTCGTCTGCCGGTTCGGGTTTGCCTGCTTCTCTTACGCCATATCCTTTGGCGAGCACCACTTTACCATCTTTGACGATGGCCACGGAAAGTCCCGGGACGTTCCAGTCCTTGCGGACCTGTTCGATATATTTATCAAGGGCTTTGAGGTCCTGACCGTGTAAAATTGTGGATAATGTCAGGCAAAGGAGAAGCAGAATCTTTTTCATGGGACGAATGGTTTGCGGGCAAATATACATATCCTGGCAGGATGCCTGCTTTCAATTATCGGACATGTTTAGTTTTTGATCTTTGACATCAGCTCATTGAAAGATGCTTCTGAAACCTCCAGGCAATTGTGGTGGGTATTATGAATCAGGTCTTGTATCAAAACCCTGTCCGGGTAGGTCCTTGCAGTAAAGGTGGATAGGGTATGCTTGTCTCCCGTAATGGTGATCTCATCAAACTGTGTTTCCGACCTGATCCGGAACCAATGTTTGTGATTGGAATAACATCTGTACACCGGAAAGATGGTGAGGGGGTCAGTCATGCTTGTTCTTTTGGTTGAGATCAATGTTGGCATAAAAGCCCAGATCCTCTCCCGTGAGTAGTTTCGTAAGCAGCGCAATCTGCCCCATGTGGTATGACAAATGTTCGGTGACATGAATGACCATGGCCATGCCACTCATGGTGAAGCCTTGCACGGAGTATGTTTTTAACAGGTCTTTTTCTGAGGCACTTTGGATGACATCGACCACCTCTTCCAGTGTTTTGTTGAATGTGGCAACCAGCACCTTCTTTTGCGGACCGGCTTCAGTATTGAATTCGCTATCCCGTTCACGCATGTCCGGTTGGTTTCCCAGGGCTGAGATGATGTATTGACGGGCATTGCCGCAAAGGTGTAGAACCAGGTTGCCTATGGAGTTTGTAACGTTGTTGAGACGCTGCCAAAGCTGGTCTTCGGAAATCCGTGCCAGACAGTTTTCCAGTCTCCCGGGGTTTTCATTTATCCTGAAAATGCATTGGTCCCGGAATTCCGACAGCGCTTTGTTTAAAGGGTCGCCGGCCATTGAAAGATATCATTTTGATTGGCAGGACGGACATTTTCCATCCAGCGGAATTTCTTCAGACGAAGTTCGGACGGGGGGATATCGTTGATGGGAAACAGGGTCGCATCAGGTTGTGTGATAAACGTAATGGACTTCACCTTGTTCTCCTTCATGAAGATCATCATGTCGCTGCATTCGGCTTTGTTCACGCCGATCATCTCCTCCTTGTCGTTTTTGGCGAAGTAAATGGTTTGGCCATTGCCTACCACGTTGATCTTGTGTAAGCGATTCTTATTAAAAAAGCCGGTCATGTCACGGCCTTTGATCTGGTTGAACCGGCTGCTGTCTTCCTGGGATATGATCATGGCTTCTTCATTCATTAACAGCTTTTGAACTTTTCCATCCCAAAGCCGAAGCCGGATAATGCCGGAGGTCATCTGGTTTTCTTCAGACCACAGGACCGGCTTCCCATACATCGTAATGGTTGAATCCGCTTCCCGGTATATGAGGGAGTCGCATTGGCCCTGCATGTCGCTTTTGTAGAACCTGACCTTGTTATAGGCATACAAGGTTTTGTTGTGAGAGACGGAGTCTTCCCGGGTTCGGAGTGTATCCGCATGCAGGTATAACGAATCGCTGTCCATCACCATGATCAGGAGAACATGGCCGGTCACAAAACTGCTGTCCATCTTTTGCATGTATTCTGCATAGTCGCCTCTGACCAGTGTATGCTGTGCGGTATCCAGGATCTCCACCTGACGGAATATTTTCCCTATCCCCGTATTCTTGTCGAAAACGATGCTGTCACCTTTCAGGCGCTGATTTCCTGATGCGATGGAAACATTGGTGTTGTATTCAAGCTGATCGGTGCGTGTATTGTACCAGCCGTTCTCACAGTACACCGTGTTGCCTTCACCTTCGATGTAGGTAGGTCCCAGAAAGGTGGACCGGTGGGTGATGGTGTTGTATTTCAAAGTGTCGGTTGAGATCTCGTATTGTTTGCTGAAAAGTTTTACGCTGTCTTTGAAGAAATACGTAGAGGAATTAGCGTCATAGGTACCACTGCGGCTCCTTAGGCGGTTGTCTTTATCAATGATCTCACCACCGCCGGTATATAGTGCCTGCTTGCTGTCTGTATGATAGATCATGCGGTTGGTGGTAAGACTGGAGGAGGGGGTTTGCAGGCGGATGTTGTGATAAAGATTTGCTGTGCGCGTATTTCCTTCATAGAGCAGAGAATCTCCTGAGATCGTAAGGGTATCATTATGGTTGATGACCACATGGCCGAAAGCCTGAAACCGGTTGGCGCCGCTATACAGCCAGGCGCTATCACAGGAGAGCAGGGCGCCTTCATGTTCCAGGATTACGTTGCCCACAAGCCGTTGTACATTTCCTATTTGCTGGCGGTCGAAGAGTAGATCATCGGCCTGCTTGATGCGCACCTCCTTTGGCTTTTGTGCAAAACCAACCAGTGAGACGCATACCATGATGATCAGGACAATGCCTTTTAAGAAAAGACTGCGATGAGGGTTTGTTTTATTCATAGCCCGATTTCGATGAACCGTGTGCTAAAATTATACCAAATTTTTGTTGTGTTCGAATTCTGACGCGTGGTTTATAATTGTGTCACAACCACTTTGCAAGATCACAGCGATTGTCGATGAGAGCCAATACTTCAATTTGATTCTTTCGAATCCGGTAAAAGGCGGATAGCTCACGACTTATAACTGCGCGCCGAATTCTTGTCTTTTGTCTGGAGGTAGGGTATAATTTAGGGAAGTAGGAAATGGCTTCTTCAAAAGCGTTAAGAAGTT
The genomic region above belongs to Flavobacteriales bacterium and contains:
- a CDS encoding NAD(P)H-hydrate dehydratase, giving the protein MKILSPQQIREADAYTISHEPIASIDLMERAANVCAEWVTGHFPKKTRFAIFCGMGNNGGDGLALGRILADEHMDIDIFVLCHSENGSEEFVVNKGRVEAMKQIGLAEIRSIDDFPALEPGTVIVDALFGSGINRDISGVSGEVINKINSLDAMVISIDLPSGLYCDDNDERKDAHIIRASHTLTFQQPKLAFMFSSSVHFTGDWHVLDIGLDRTFLADVAVKDHFIEAGEVRGFYRQRARFGHKGTYGHSLLLAGSYGKIGAAVLASRAALRSGTGLLTSAIPRCGYDILQSVVPEAMVITDEDEHFLTQCPPLAHYRAIAMGPGIGTETQTANVLKVLIQECKVPLVLDADALNILAEHPTWLSFLPPGTILTPHPGEFERLAGVSSGDHDRYQRLKSFAAKYQIFVILKGGITATAGPDGRCFFNSTGNPGMATAGSGDVLTGVLLGLLAQGYSEFEACLLGVYIHGLAGDLALQRQSQESLLSGDLCDWFGQAFQTLA
- a CDS encoding serine hydrolase, with amino-acid sequence MKKILLLLCLTLSTILHGQDLKALDKYIEQVRKDWNVPGLSVAIVKDGKVVLAKGYGVREAGKPEPADEHTLYAIASNSKAFTSACIAKLVDEGKLKWDDKVTDHLPWFKLHDPWITAHITIRDLLCHRVGFRTFSGDLLWNSTTYSRKEIVQRARYLKPTYDFRAGYGYSNIMFITAGEVIEAVTGKSWEAYVRENFFGPLNMNESVMSTNDLKDRKDVAAPHVNEKGVQKPIAWENWDNMGPAGGIIASVNDLSSWLKMQLNHGTLNDHKFFSEETQQTMWEAHNALPVSGRSKAMYPSIHFRAAALGWFTFDYKGAKVVNHGGGYIGMLSQVVMVPEKNLGFVILTNAMEGALQPIIYKILDSYLGGEQTDWNAKALERKKEYEERLADQEEAEPIETLHSLPLQAYTGTYTGDLYGDATVTLKDGKLHLQMEPTPAFHAPLTHKHYDTFNVYFADFPYLPEGTVTFILNADGLVEEMKIFVPNNDFWFEELEFKKKPAEKSK
- a CDS encoding DUF1572 family protein, with protein sequence MAGDPLNKALSEFRDQCIFRINENPGRLENCLARISEDQLWQRLNNVTNSIGNLVLHLCGNARQYIISALGNQPDMRERDSEFNTEAGPQKKVLVATFNKTLEEVVDVIQSASEKDLLKTYSVQGFTMSGMAMVIHVTEHLSYHMGQIALLTKLLTGEDLGFYANIDLNQKNKHD
- a CDS encoding type II toxin-antitoxin system RelE/ParE family toxin; its protein translation is MTENTRSTVIWTKASMNHAINIRRYLKENFSDTEVNSFFELLNAFEEAISYFPKLYPTSRQKTRIRRAVISRELSAFYRIRKNQIEVLALIDNRCDLAKWL